In Electrophorus electricus isolate fEleEle1 chromosome 6, fEleEle1.pri, whole genome shotgun sequence, a single genomic region encodes these proteins:
- the ankrd46a gene encoding ankyrin repeat domain-containing protein 46, which produces MSYVFVNDSLQTTVPLLHACIDGDLSYTKRLLESGFDPNARDCRGRTGLHLAAARGNVEICRLLHKFGADLLATDAQGNTALHVCGHVDTIHFLVSSGLKIDICNHNGATPLVLAKRRGVNRDALHLLEGLEEQEVKGFNHSSHASLEKMHMAENESAIENHSLLNPHLQHNDGVLSSFRTTWQEFVEDLGFWRVLLLLLVIALLSLGIAYYVSGVLPFTSNQLELVH; this is translated from the exons ATGTCATACGTCTTCGTCAACGATTCGCTGCAAACTACTGTTCCACTACTGCATGCCTGCATTGACGGAGATTTAAGTTACACCAAGCGCCTGCTTGAGTCCGGTTTTGATCCGAATGCACGGGATTGCCGCGGTCGGACGGGGCTACACCTGGCTGCAGCACGGGGGAATGTTGAGATCTGTCGTCTGCTTCATAAGTTTGGAGCAGACCTATTAGCCACCGACGCGCAAGGGAATACTGCGCTGCACGTGTGTGGGCATGTCGACACCATCCACTTTCTGGTGTCCAGCGGACTTAAGATCGACATCTG CAATCACAATGGAGCAACTCCATTGGTGCTGGCCAAGAGGCGTGGCGTGAACAGAGACGCACTGCATCTACTAGAGGGCCTGGAGGAGCAGGAAGTGAAGGGCTTCAACCACAGCTCCCATGCCAGCCTGGAAAAGATGCACATGGCCGAGAATGAGAG TGCCATAGAGAACCATTCACTCCTCAACCCCCACCTGCAGCACAACGATGGGGTGCTCTCCAGTTTCCGCACCACCTGGCAGGAGTTCGTGGAGGACCTGGGCTTCTGGAGGGTGCTGCTGCTCTTGCTTGTCATTGCACTGCTTTCTCTGGGCATCGCTTACTATGTCAGCGGAGTCTTGCCTTTCACGTCAAATCAGCTGGAACTTGTGCATTAG